In Lacinutrix sp. Bg11-31, the DNA window ATTTAGCTTGGTTAAAAAGCCAAGAAGAGATTTGGTTAGCCGAGGCGAGTTCAGATTTATCAACATTACAAACAGAAATTCATAATGTGCGTTCGCAATTAGAAGGACTTCGTAAAGAACGCGATGTCATTATGAAACCTTACTATAAAGCACAACGTAACTATTTTAATTATCTATACAAACGCGATATGGATGCTTGGATGGTATTGGATCCTGTAATTACAGTGCATCCAGACCAGGTGTTTTTTGAATGTTTTAGTAAAGATGAATCCGTTTACGGAAAATTATCTTGCGGCTATGATATCTTTAATAATATAAGTGATTTTAAATGCGGTACAACCAACATTGATTATTCGAAGAAATTATATGAAGAATTTCAGAAAATAAGAACCTATAAGGAAACAGATTTAAAAATTGATCCTAAAGGTTTTGATGTAAAAACAACAGGAGAAGAAAACTACAGAGAAGTAAAAATAGATTTACCTGATAGTTGGGTTCGTGGATTTCTTCAAGTAAGTACAGCAATGACCTCTAAAAAAGTATCTTTTGAATTAGAAGCTATTGATATTGCTAATTTTATTTCAGTATTAAAAAGAAACAAAGAACGAAAAGGACCACGTTCTATAAAATATATATTAAAACCTGGCGAACCTATAATTGCTGTTTTCAAACCTTGGAATATAGAAGTAGTTTGTAAACAATCAATATATAATGGAGATTCGGCTCAAGAAATTAGAGTTTGGGGAAGACGTCGTATTCTACTTTTAGAACGTTTATTACCAATAACGGACAGGTTTACAGTACACCTTTTAGGTAATGGAATGCCTTCGTTTTATACAGCACATTTAACTTCCGAAATGTATTTTACTTTAGGACTTTCTGGATGGACAGCTAATGATTGGACACAATCCAGCCAATTAGATTTATTATCTCCAAGAGGTCAAGTACCTGCAACAACAATGCAAAGTGTGTATTTAGAATTACGAAAACATTGGTTTGCAAGCGAAGCTGAAATTGCTAAAACTATGAACTTAGATGTATCGGTTGTAAATAAATCTTTAGAAACATTTACTCAAGCAGGTAAAGTTATTTTCGATTTAAAGAATAAAGTATACCGTATTCGCGAACTTAAAAGAGAAGGAATAGATATAGAATCTTTACGTTTTTCTAGTGAAACTGATAAAGAAGCTTATAAATTAATGGAGCAAAATGCGGTGTCCGATTTAAAAGTTGAAAATAGAAACGATAAAATTACACTTAAAAGTATTGTAAGTAATAAATACAAAGTTGTTGCAACAATAGACAACGATTTAAAAATTGTAGATGGTAGTTGCACATGCAGTTACTATTCTGAGAATAAAATGACAAAAGGACCTTGTGAGCATATATTAGCAACAAGAATCACTTTTGATAAAAAATAATATTATATTTAAACCCATGGTAGTGATAAGATAAAAACCTTGCATTTTGATTGGTGTATCGCCAATCTTGCTTAAAGACACCGAACGCATCACTGACTCGAACTTAACTTGTGAAATAGGTACTAGTGTACTATTTCCGGTTAGACTTCTGCGAAGTGAAATAATACACTAGTACCTATTTCACTGGAGTTGTTCAATTCAGTCTTGAGAATAGTACGAAGGGAATACAACATACATCTTATCGCTACCTTTTTTTATTATATGAAAAATTCTACAGAAAGAAGACAGGAAATTTATGATAAAATAAAAGCGTCTTCTAAACAAGAATACATACTTTCTGAAATGAAACGTTTGGGTTTTTGGAATCAAGAAGAGCTTGATTTTAAAAGTGTAAACGCATTTTTTAAAGAAGAATCTCAACTGTCTAAAGAATTACAAAAGCTTTTAAAGGAAAAACGAATTATTGAAGATCCTGAAGCTTTTTTAGCAAAAAAGCATCAAGAACGTAAATTAGCTTCTAAACAATCTCAAAAAGAAACTAAAGAAAGACGAGAAAAAGAACGTTTAGAAAAAGCTGCACAATGGAAAGCCTCTAAAGAAAAAGAGATTCTTTACATAGGTTCTGGTTATTCTAATAACCTTAATCAAAACGAATCTGATGTTGCACGTTTAAAAACACAAAACTTACCAGTTTTAAATACTGCTCAAGATTTAGCATTAGCTATTGGTATTACGGTTGGTGAACTTCGGTTTTTGTCTTTTACTAGAAAGAACTCAAAGATTAGTCATTACAAACGATTTCAAATGCCTAAAAAATCTGGTGGTTATCGTTTAATTTCGGCACCAATGCCAAAGCTTAAAAATGCGCAGCATTGGATTTTAGAACATATTTTAAATAATGTAAAAGTACACGACAATGCACACGGTTGTGTTATTGGTAAATCTATAAAAACCAATGCTATTCCGCATATTGGAAAATCGGTTGTTGTGAATCAAGATTTTAAAAATTTTTTTCCATCGGTAACTTATAACAGAATAAAAGGTGTGTTTATGGCTTTAGGTTACTCTAATCAAGTAGCTACTATTTTAGCATTAATATGTTCCGAACCTAAAATACTTGACGTTTCTTTATTAGGCGAAGATTATTATGCGCAACGTGGAGAGCGTTTTTTACCACAAGGTTCGCCTTGCAGTCCTGCAATTACAAATATTTTATGCCAAAAATTAGATTACAGATTATCTGGTTTAGCAAAGAAATATAATTTCGATTATACAAGATATGTAGACGATATTACGTTTTCCGGAGCTAAGGAATGCTTACCTAAAATTACAGCATTGCTTAAATATTCTGGTAAAATTGTTAGAGATGAAAATTTCAAGTTGCATCCAGAAAAATTACGAGTAATGAAACGCAATGCCAAGCAAGAAGTTACTGGTGTTGTTGTAAATGAGAAAGCTAATATTAGTAAAACGTCTTTAAAACGATTTAGAGCTTTATTACATCAAATAGAAAAAGAAGGAATAGAAGGTAAGTATTGGAACAAAGGCGGAAATGTCTTGGCTCAAATAGATGGTTATGCTAATTTTATTTTTCAGATTGACGAAGTAAAAGGAGCTATTTATAAAGAACGCGTAAATGCTATTCTTGTAAAATATAACTATAAGGAAGCGCATAAAAAACAATATGCACCAAATGCTAAAAAAGGAGGTTCTGGTTTATTAAGTGGTTTTATTAAAAAGGTATCTTCATTTTTTAAGAAGTAAAGATTTTAGTTTTAATATTGGCCATAGTAAGTAGGAGCGCGAACGATAAAAACGGCATCCTTTTTTTATTATTCCCCAAAAAATAAATATATAATAAAGCGCTTGCTTGAAAGCATTGACGCTTAAAGAAGTCCAGACTAAAAAAAGATATAGTGGATAGCGTGGTTTTTATTTTTCTTAAAAACGCGCCATAAAAACTATTCATTTTATTTATCTTGAGATTCTGTATTGAAATACTAAAAATGACTACAAATAAGGAATTAGATTTAGCTTGGGATTTTATTAATAACACAAATAGAAATGTGTTTTTAACAGGAAAAGCGGGAACTGGAAAAACTACTTTTTTACATAAGCTAAAGATGAACTCTTTAAAGCGAATGGTAGTGGTAGCACCAACTGGTGTTGCGGCTATTAATGCTAAAGGTGTGACTATACATTCGTTTTTCCAGATGCCTTTTGGGCCTATTTTACCTAACGAAGATTTAAAAGGTTCGGGAGGTTTTAATAGAAAATTTGGGAAGACGAAGATCAATATTATTAAATCTATGGATTTATTGGTTATTGATGAAATTAGTATGGTTCGAGCAGATTTGCTTGACGGTATCGACAAAACGCTAAGAAGATTTAGAGATAGAACTAAAGTTTTTGGTGGTGTGCAGTTATTAATGATTGGTGATTTACAACAATTATCGCCTGTTGTTAAGGATAATGAATGGCAATTATTAAAGCCTTTTTATGACAATGCTTTCTTTTTTAGCAGTATTGCTTATAAAGAGTCGTTGGCTATTACTGTTGAGTTAAAACATATTTACAGACAGGATAATCCTAAGTTTATAGATATTTTAAATGAAATAAGAACGAATACTTTATCGCAGGAATCTGCCGATGAATTAAATAAAAGTTACGATCCTAATTTTCAAGCTACAGAAGAGGAAGGTTACATTTCGTTAACGACACACAATTTTAAGGCAGAACAAACTAATAAGTCCGAATTAGAGAAACTGAAAGGAAAATCTGTTAATTATAAAGCTTCGGTAGAAGGTAAGTTTCCAGAATTTTCATATCCAACAAAAGAGGTTTTAAACCTAAAAGTTGGTTCTCAAGTTATGTTTATTAAAAACGATAGCTCTGTAGAGAAACGTTATTTTAATGGAAAAATAGGTAAAGTTATTTTACTAGATAAGGACGAAGTTGTTGTAAAATGTCCGGACGACGAGTTTAATATTATTACAAAACCAGAGGTTTGGGATAATATAAATTATGATGTAGATAAGGAGACTAAAGCAATTACAGAAAACAAAATCGGCTCTTATACGCAAATGCCTTTACGTTTGGCTTGGTCTATTACAATTCATAAAAGTCAAGGTTTAACTTTTGAGAAAGCCATTATAGATGCCGAAGGTGCTTTTGCTCATGGGCAAACGTATGTTGCGTTAAGTCGTTGTAAAAGTTTGGAAGGTTTGGTGCTAAAAAGTAAAATTAGTTCTAATCAGATAATTAGCGATATTAATGTTATTTCGTTT includes these proteins:
- a CDS encoding reverse transcriptase family protein translates to MKNSTERRQEIYDKIKASSKQEYILSEMKRLGFWNQEELDFKSVNAFFKEESQLSKELQKLLKEKRIIEDPEAFLAKKHQERKLASKQSQKETKERREKERLEKAAQWKASKEKEILYIGSGYSNNLNQNESDVARLKTQNLPVLNTAQDLALAIGITVGELRFLSFTRKNSKISHYKRFQMPKKSGGYRLISAPMPKLKNAQHWILEHILNNVKVHDNAHGCVIGKSIKTNAIPHIGKSVVVNQDFKNFFPSVTYNRIKGVFMALGYSNQVATILALICSEPKILDVSLLGEDYYAQRGERFLPQGSPCSPAITNILCQKLDYRLSGLAKKYNFDYTRYVDDITFSGAKECLPKITALLKYSGKIVRDENFKLHPEKLRVMKRNAKQEVTGVVVNEKANISKTSLKRFRALLHQIEKEGIEGKYWNKGGNVLAQIDGYANFIFQIDEVKGAIYKERVNAILVKYNYKEAHKKQYAPNAKKGGSGLLSGFIKKVSSFFKK
- a CDS encoding SWIM zinc finger family protein, which encodes MQFNYKYGGSSSVNNGVSATDVSFAPDTLREPTFFVGTLDKKIPFREAISALHHVVVADFNFQPKDNTEYLAWLKSQEEIWLAEASSDLSTLQTEIHNVRSQLEGLRKERDVIMKPYYKAQRNYFNYLYKRDMDAWMVLDPVITVHPDQVFFECFSKDESVYGKLSCGYDIFNNISDFKCGTTNIDYSKKLYEEFQKIRTYKETDLKIDPKGFDVKTTGEENYREVKIDLPDSWVRGFLQVSTAMTSKKVSFELEAIDIANFISVLKRNKERKGPRSIKYILKPGEPIIAVFKPWNIEVVCKQSIYNGDSAQEIRVWGRRRILLLERLLPITDRFTVHLLGNGMPSFYTAHLTSEMYFTLGLSGWTANDWTQSSQLDLLSPRGQVPATTMQSVYLELRKHWFASEAEIAKTMNLDVSVVNKSLETFTQAGKVIFDLKNKVYRIRELKREGIDIESLRFSSETDKEAYKLMEQNAVSDLKVENRNDKITLKSIVSNKYKVVATIDNDLKIVDGSCTCSYYSENKMTKGPCEHILATRITFDKK
- a CDS encoding helix-turn-helix domain-containing protein; this encodes MTTNKELDLAWDFINNTNRNVFLTGKAGTGKTTFLHKLKMNSLKRMVVVAPTGVAAINAKGVTIHSFFQMPFGPILPNEDLKGSGGFNRKFGKTKINIIKSMDLLVIDEISMVRADLLDGIDKTLRRFRDRTKVFGGVQLLMIGDLQQLSPVVKDNEWQLLKPFYDNAFFFSSIAYKESLAITVELKHIYRQDNPKFIDILNEIRTNTLSQESADELNKSYDPNFQATEEEGYISLTTHNFKAEQTNKSELEKLKGKSVNYKASVEGKFPEFSYPTKEVLNLKVGSQVMFIKNDSSVEKRYFNGKIGKVILLDKDEVVVKCPDDEFNIITKPEVWDNINYDVDKETKAITENKIGSYTQMPLRLAWSITIHKSQGLTFEKAIIDAEGAFAHGQTYVALSRCKSLEGLVLKSKISSNQIISDINVISFNKRAEENQPDDAVLAKSKSDFQLDLISEIFNFYKFLYPVNRVLDIYYKNRGSIEGNVEAPLITIKDCAASLLKVANGFKAQLNELSEITLTPESSKEIQARFIKALNYYKKEVEAKILEPYKTFSFTTDNKTVEKDIAKALDLFEELLAAKQLYFKGLADGFKVKQFLELRAKSVFLAKEAPKKPRKTIIDGTTNVELFELLRELRNTIAKDHDLVHFQIFTQKSLYEMCETLPTNSAELLKVNGFGKTRVEKYGSDILKVIREYCDENDIETAKKSEIFEEAKPKRKVGETKRTSLDLFKSGKAIEQIAMERDLNVATISGHLSSFIDTGEIKILDLISERHYKELKAIIPKHKFENLSDLKHQINNKYTFGEIRLVLEDLARK